The following proteins are encoded in a genomic region of Nonomuraea muscovyensis:
- a CDS encoding sensor histidine kinase has product MRHVADGARVGAAVTLGTVTALLEAAYLLLALPFLGNPNVAAGAVRLAALEARRLHLDPALLRLAPDLEEGDGPDGGRALRYLAARVPVGVLGGLVLTLLVYGVGMAALLGRAWLTGGAFDGMTPTVPLVSYFVLAGVVALFLVLSGVAGVYALERRLARRLLAPDPTEALHRRIAELAESRAGIVTAVDAERRRIERDLHDGLQQRLVALSMLIGRSRRGRPELLEAAHEEAQHALAELREVAWRVYPSGLDSLGLGEALAGVAERSGVPVQVTCELPERPPMAVETAAYFVVCEAVTNAAKHSGAGLITVDVRRCGTMVVVRVRDDGAGGANASGGGLSGLARRVAALDGGFEVDSPVGGPTTIVAELPCG; this is encoded by the coding sequence ATGCGTCACGTCGCTGACGGGGCCCGCGTCGGGGCGGCGGTGACGCTGGGCACGGTCACCGCCCTGCTGGAGGCGGCGTACCTGCTCCTGGCGCTGCCGTTCCTCGGCAACCCGAACGTTGCGGCGGGCGCCGTGCGGCTGGCGGCGCTGGAGGCCCGCAGACTCCACCTCGACCCGGCCCTGCTGCGCCTCGCCCCTGACCTGGAGGAGGGGGACGGGCCGGACGGCGGGCGGGCGCTGCGCTACCTCGCCGCGCGCGTCCCCGTCGGCGTGCTCGGCGGGCTCGTGCTGACCCTGCTGGTGTACGGCGTGGGCATGGCGGCGCTGCTGGGCCGGGCGTGGCTGACCGGAGGCGCGTTCGACGGCATGACGCCGACGGTGCCGCTCGTCTCCTACTTCGTCCTGGCGGGCGTCGTGGCCCTCTTCCTCGTCCTGTCGGGCGTGGCCGGCGTGTACGCCCTGGAGCGGCGCCTGGCCCGCCGGCTGCTGGCCCCCGACCCCACCGAGGCGTTGCACCGCCGCATCGCCGAGCTGGCCGAGAGCCGGGCCGGCATCGTGACGGCGGTCGACGCCGAGCGGCGCCGGATCGAGCGCGACCTGCACGACGGCCTCCAGCAGCGCCTGGTCGCCCTGTCGATGCTGATCGGCCGCTCGCGGCGCGGCCGTCCCGAGCTGCTGGAGGCGGCCCACGAGGAGGCGCAGCACGCGCTGGCCGAGCTGCGCGAGGTGGCCTGGCGGGTCTACCCGAGCGGCCTGGACTCCCTGGGGCTGGGCGAGGCGCTGGCCGGTGTCGCCGAACGCTCAGGCGTGCCGGTCCAGGTCACCTGTGAGCTGCCCGAGCGGCCGCCGATGGCGGTGGAGACGGCCGCGTACTTCGTGGTGTGCGAGGCGGTCACCAACGCCGCCAAGCACTCCGGGGCCGGCCTGATCACGGTCGACGTCCGCCGGTGCGGCACCATGGTCGTCGTGAGAGTGCGTGACGACGGCGCCGGCGGCGCGAACGCCTCCGGTGGCGGCCTGTCGGGGCTGGCGCGCCGGGTGGCCGCGCTGGACGGCGGGTTCGAGGTGGACAGCCCCGTGGGCGGGCCGACGACGATCGTGGCGGAGCTGCCGTGCGGGTGA
- a CDS encoding DEAD/DEAH box helicase codes for MSSATNLVRQAVVFEPGDPPRAGRMAYPDPEGAGVLSVVEQHDGGLRAHEVTATRIPVAEAVAGLVRARRDDQAHPAARFWGAVALAALQLVTRGRVVPAVTAEGHDAWRAGPFDAADVRRIKELADAMPATARAVPLPDGAGTGGPVLADAEGQVRAFLDAVADAMPRSPGAVRATGTTAFAAVEPVKVPHLRGWADDVAAGLDSEVRLSLRLEADDPAAPEFRAVVQVHSLADPSLVADAGELWEGGEQGFGPRARIEVTMAVRRAARSWPALERLLDSAVPDELTLSDGEVGQLLAGGAERLAAAGVEVHWPRSLVRGLSARAAVGERDAAPSDLPSFFGGHHLTSFDWQLALGGEPLTQAEMDRLAEAHRPVVRLRDQWVLVDPELARKARQRDLKPLTGLQALGAALTGAVEVDGEQVPVEPSAWLRELRERLTEPEDVQAPEGLAATLRDYQLQGLRWLARMTSLGLGGCLADDMGLGKTITLIALHLHRAGQGAGQGAGPTLVVCPASLLGNWEREITRFAPGVPVRRYHGSARTLADEGFVLTTYGTMRLDAARLAEHPWGLVVADEAQHVKNPTSGTARALREIPAAARVALTGTPVENNLSELWAVLDWTTPGLLGSLGRFRTRWAKPVESGDGQAAERLARLVGPFLLRRRKSDPGIAPELPPKTETDRPVPLTTEQAGLYEAVVREIMTQIEGAHGMARRGLVVKLLTGLKQICNHPAQYLHEAQPRLTGRSGKLELLDELVDTIVAEDGAVLVFTQYVAMARLLERHLTGRGVATQLLHGGTPVARREEMVRRFQDGGAPVFLLSLKAAGTGLNLTRADHVIHYDRWWNPAVEDQATDRAYRIGQTRPVQVHRLIAEGTIEDRIAGMLAAKRSLAEAVLASGEAALTELTDAELATLVELR; via the coding sequence GTGAGCTCCGCAACGAATCTGGTCCGGCAGGCGGTCGTCTTCGAACCGGGCGATCCGCCCAGGGCCGGCCGGATGGCCTACCCCGACCCCGAGGGCGCCGGCGTTCTCTCCGTGGTCGAACAGCACGACGGCGGGCTGCGCGCCCACGAGGTGACCGCCACCCGGATCCCCGTCGCCGAGGCCGTGGCGGGCCTGGTGCGGGCGCGCCGCGACGACCAGGCCCACCCGGCTGCCCGCTTCTGGGGGGCGGTGGCGCTGGCGGCGCTGCAGCTCGTCACCCGGGGCCGCGTGGTGCCCGCGGTGACGGCCGAGGGGCACGACGCGTGGCGGGCGGGCCCGTTCGACGCGGCCGACGTGCGCCGCATCAAGGAGCTGGCCGACGCGATGCCCGCCACCGCCCGCGCCGTACCCCTCCCGGACGGCGCGGGAACGGGCGGGCCGGTGCTGGCCGACGCCGAGGGGCAGGTGCGGGCGTTCCTCGACGCGGTGGCCGACGCGATGCCGCGCTCCCCCGGCGCGGTTCGCGCCACCGGCACGACCGCGTTCGCCGCCGTCGAACCGGTGAAGGTGCCCCACCTGCGCGGCTGGGCCGACGACGTGGCCGCCGGGCTCGACTCGGAGGTCCGGCTGTCGCTGCGGTTGGAGGCCGACGACCCGGCCGCGCCGGAGTTCCGGGCCGTCGTGCAGGTGCACAGCCTGGCCGACCCGTCGCTCGTGGCGGACGCCGGTGAGCTGTGGGAGGGCGGCGAGCAGGGGTTCGGGCCGCGGGCGCGGATCGAGGTGACCATGGCCGTGCGCCGGGCCGCCCGCTCCTGGCCGGCGCTGGAACGGCTGCTCGACAGCGCGGTGCCCGACGAGCTGACGCTGTCCGACGGCGAGGTCGGGCAGCTGCTGGCCGGCGGGGCCGAGCGGCTGGCCGCGGCCGGGGTGGAGGTGCACTGGCCCCGCTCGCTGGTGCGCGGCCTGAGCGCCCGCGCGGCCGTCGGCGAGCGGGACGCCGCGCCCTCCGACCTGCCGTCGTTCTTCGGCGGACACCACCTGACGAGCTTCGACTGGCAGCTCGCCCTCGGCGGCGAGCCGCTGACCCAGGCCGAGATGGACCGGCTGGCCGAGGCGCACCGCCCCGTCGTGCGACTGCGCGACCAGTGGGTGCTCGTCGACCCCGAACTGGCGCGCAAGGCCCGCCAGCGTGACCTCAAGCCGCTGACCGGACTGCAGGCGCTCGGCGCCGCGCTCACCGGCGCCGTGGAGGTCGACGGCGAGCAGGTGCCGGTGGAGCCGAGTGCCTGGCTGCGCGAGCTGCGCGAACGGCTCACCGAGCCCGAGGACGTCCAGGCCCCCGAGGGGCTGGCCGCGACGCTGCGCGACTACCAGCTTCAGGGGCTGCGCTGGCTGGCCAGGATGACGTCGCTGGGACTCGGCGGCTGCCTGGCCGACGACATGGGCCTGGGCAAGACGATCACGCTGATCGCGCTGCACCTGCACCGCGCCGGCCAGGGTGCCGGCCAGGGTGCCGGCCCGACCCTGGTCGTCTGCCCGGCGTCGCTGCTGGGCAACTGGGAGCGGGAGATCACCAGGTTCGCGCCCGGCGTGCCGGTGCGCCGCTACCACGGCAGCGCCCGCACGCTCGCCGACGAGGGGTTCGTGCTGACGACCTACGGCACCATGCGGCTGGACGCCGCCCGGCTGGCCGAGCACCCGTGGGGACTGGTGGTCGCCGACGAGGCCCAGCACGTCAAGAACCCCACCTCCGGTACGGCCAGGGCGCTGCGCGAGATCCCGGCGGCCGCCCGCGTCGCGCTGACCGGCACCCCGGTCGAGAACAACCTGTCGGAGCTGTGGGCCGTCCTCGACTGGACGACGCCCGGGCTGCTCGGCTCGCTGGGCAGGTTCCGGACGCGGTGGGCCAAGCCGGTCGAGTCGGGCGACGGCCAGGCGGCCGAGCGGCTCGCCCGGCTGGTGGGCCCGTTCCTGCTGCGCCGCCGCAAGTCCGATCCCGGCATCGCGCCCGAGCTGCCGCCGAAGACCGAGACCGACCGGCCGGTGCCGCTGACCACCGAGCAGGCCGGCCTGTACGAGGCCGTGGTCCGCGAGATCATGACCCAGATCGAGGGCGCGCACGGCATGGCCAGGCGCGGCCTGGTCGTCAAGCTGCTGACCGGGCTCAAGCAGATCTGCAACCATCCGGCGCAGTACCTGCACGAGGCCCAGCCGCGGCTGACCGGCCGTTCGGGCAAGCTGGAGCTGCTGGACGAGCTGGTAGACACCATCGTCGCCGAGGACGGCGCGGTGCTGGTGTTCACCCAGTACGTCGCCATGGCGCGGCTGCTGGAACGGCACCTGACCGGGCGGGGCGTGGCCACGCAGCTCCTGCACGGCGGCACGCCGGTGGCCCGCCGCGAGGAGATGGTCCGGCGCTTCCAGGACGGCGGCGCTCCGGTGTTCCTGTTGTCGCTGAAGGCGGCCGGCACGGGGCTGAACCTCACCCGCGCCGACCACGTCATCCACTACGACCGCTGGTGGAACCCGGCGGTCGAGGACCAGGCCACCGACCGTGCCTACCGCATCGGGCAGACCAGGCCCGTGCAGGTGCACCGGCTGATCGCCGAGGGCACCATCGAGGACCGCATCGCCGGGATGCTCGCCGCCAAGCGCTCCCTGGCCGAGGCCGTGCTCGCCTCCGGCGAGGCGGCACTGACCGAACTGACCGACGCCGAGCTGGCCACCCTCGTGGAGCTGCGATGA
- a CDS encoding dihydrofolate reductase family protein: MRKIVAGLFISLDGVVESPEKWHFPYYNDELGEIVGAQMADSDAMLLGRHTYEEFAAYWPNPEPQAQDMAPYMNETPKYVVTTTLDSATWQNSTLVKGDVCDVPRLMSLFLPRSCRAGSAAG, from the coding sequence ATGCGCAAGATCGTCGCAGGGCTGTTCATCTCGCTGGACGGCGTCGTCGAGTCGCCCGAGAAGTGGCACTTCCCCTACTACAACGACGAGCTCGGCGAGATCGTCGGCGCGCAGATGGCCGACTCCGACGCCATGCTGCTCGGCCGGCACACCTACGAGGAGTTCGCCGCGTACTGGCCGAACCCCGAGCCGCAGGCCCAGGACATGGCCCCCTACATGAACGAGACTCCCAAGTACGTCGTCACCACCACCCTCGACAGCGCGACCTGGCAGAACTCCACGCTCGTCAAGGGCGACGTCTGTGACGTGCCACGGTTAATGTCGCTGTTTCTGCCGCGCTCTTGTCGTGCTGGCTCCGCAGCTGGTTGA
- a CDS encoding cation:proton antiporter yields MHHTALLFMEFGAIILGLGLLGALALRVGISPIPLYLIAGLAFGTGGIVPLATSEEFVAVGAEIGVVLLLLTLGLEYNADELATSLKSNARAGLVDLVLNAAPGAICALLLGWGPVAAVAMAGVTYATSSGITAKVLSDLGWIGNRETPVVLSLLVFEDLTMAIYLPLLTALLAGLSFAGGAITVAIALATVSVVLLVALRFGRVIEAFVRSPNNEVLLLKVVGLALLVAGVAQQLQVSAAVGAFLVGIALSGELAEDAQALLAPLRDLFAAVFFVFFGLQTDPTKIGPVAGLAVLLALVSMVTKLLTGYYAARRAGIAQAGRARAGIALIPRGEFNIVIAGLAVGAGAHPDLGPLAAAYVLILAAFGPLAARLVQPMITAIAKRA; encoded by the coding sequence GTGCACCACACGGCACTGCTGTTCATGGAATTCGGCGCGATCATCCTCGGTCTGGGCCTGCTCGGCGCCCTGGCGCTGCGGGTGGGCATCTCGCCGATCCCGCTGTATCTGATCGCCGGGCTGGCGTTCGGCACCGGCGGCATCGTGCCGTTGGCCACCAGCGAGGAGTTCGTCGCGGTCGGCGCCGAGATCGGCGTCGTCTTATTGCTCCTCACCCTGGGCCTGGAATACAACGCCGATGAGCTGGCGACCAGCCTGAAAAGCAACGCCCGGGCCGGGCTCGTCGACCTGGTGCTGAACGCCGCGCCCGGCGCCATCTGCGCGCTGCTCTTGGGCTGGGGCCCGGTGGCGGCGGTGGCGATGGCCGGGGTCACCTACGCCACCTCCTCCGGCATCACTGCCAAGGTGCTCTCCGATCTGGGGTGGATCGGTAACCGGGAGACGCCGGTGGTGCTGTCGCTGCTGGTCTTCGAGGACCTGACAATGGCGATCTACCTGCCGCTGCTCACCGCGCTGCTGGCCGGGTTGAGCTTCGCCGGGGGCGCGATCACGGTGGCCATCGCGCTGGCCACCGTGAGTGTGGTGCTGCTGGTGGCGCTGCGGTTCGGCCGCGTCATCGAGGCGTTCGTGCGCAGCCCCAACAATGAAGTGCTGTTGTTGAAGGTGGTCGGACTGGCGCTGCTGGTGGCCGGGGTGGCACAGCAGTTGCAGGTGTCGGCGGCGGTGGGAGCGTTCCTGGTCGGCATCGCCCTGTCGGGTGAACTGGCGGAGGATGCTCAGGCCCTGCTGGCTCCGCTGCGTGACCTCTTCGCGGCGGTGTTCTTCGTCTTCTTCGGCCTGCAGACCGACCCCACGAAGATCGGTCCGGTGGCCGGGCTGGCCGTGCTGCTGGCGCTGGTCAGCATGGTCACCAAGCTGCTGACCGGCTATTACGCCGCGCGCCGGGCCGGGATCGCGCAGGCGGGCCGGGCCCGGGCGGGCATCGCGCTGATCCCGCGCGGTGAGTTCAACATCGTCATCGCGGGGCTGGCGGTGGGTGCCGGTGCCCACCCCGATCTCGGGCCGCTGGCCGCCGCTTACGTGCTGATCCTGGCCGCGTTCGGGCCGCTGGCCGCCCGCTTGGTCCAGCCGATGATCACCGCGATCGCCAAACGCGCCTGA
- a CDS encoding alpha/beta fold hydrolase: MEDAPDEHGDPGIGSDRPGGRRWRCPFERQEASRIDLAGVRSAESEGHVRHGGEMVNLSSVLPLHGCDLHYRVSGGDGVPVVFSHGAGADHVMFDAQRDYLRARGCRVVTWDMRGHGRSRPAGVRFTAEQAIADLYALIQYLALDRPVLVGQSLGGNLSQALIRRHPDLARALIVIGSAWDTAPLSWKERLLVKAATPSLSMIPARSLASVLAEACAHTPDARADARRAFSQLSKKEFVHVWQATADLLDPAPHYRTPVPLCLIRGERDRTGNIASAMPRWAQAEGVEEVVIPDAGHIANQDAPHAVNAAIDAFLLTLPTSI, from the coding sequence ATGGAGGACGCACCTGATGAGCACGGTGATCCAGGCATCGGAAGCGACAGACCGGGAGGACGCCGCTGGCGATGCCCGTTTGAACGCCAGGAGGCGAGCAGAATCGATCTCGCCGGCGTCAGGTCGGCCGAGTCTGAAGGGCACGTCCGCCATGGAGGAGAAATGGTGAATCTGTCGTCTGTGCTTCCGCTGCATGGTTGTGACCTGCACTACAGGGTCAGCGGCGGTGACGGCGTGCCGGTGGTGTTCTCGCACGGCGCTGGGGCTGACCATGTGATGTTCGACGCCCAAAGGGACTACCTGCGCGCCCGAGGGTGCCGGGTCGTCACCTGGGACATGCGCGGCCACGGCCGCTCTCGCCCGGCAGGTGTCCGGTTCACCGCCGAGCAGGCGATCGCGGACCTGTACGCGCTCATCCAGTACCTGGCGCTGGACCGGCCGGTCCTGGTGGGGCAGTCCCTCGGCGGCAACCTCAGCCAGGCGCTCATCCGGCGGCATCCAGACCTTGCCCGAGCGCTGATCGTCATCGGCTCGGCGTGGGACACCGCACCGCTGTCGTGGAAGGAGCGTCTGCTGGTCAAGGCGGCCACGCCCAGCCTGTCGATGATCCCCGCCAGAAGCCTTGCCAGCGTGTTGGCAGAGGCCTGCGCGCACACGCCAGACGCGCGGGCGGATGCGCGACGCGCCTTCTCCCAGCTGTCGAAGAAGGAGTTCGTGCACGTGTGGCAGGCCACCGCCGACCTGCTGGACCCCGCCCCGCACTATCGCACGCCGGTGCCGCTGTGCCTGATCCGGGGAGAGCGAGACCGCACCGGCAACATCGCCTCGGCCATGCCCCGGTGGGCCCAGGCCGAAGGCGTCGAGGAGGTCGTCATCCCCGACGCCGGCCACATCGCCAACCAAGACGCCCCGCACGCGGTCAACGCAGCGATAGACGCGTTCCTGCTGACCCTCCCGACCTCGATATAG
- a CDS encoding tyrosine-type recombinase/integrase, producing MTSENPVHGGSQPPETTSENTNQTAPGSPPPRRGARPTALPAEFEEHLVTYAAALAEVPLAADTKRTYASRVRMYLAWLADPEAGRRFTGDPLTDRRARDWAVRDYRHYLLREADPKRSVRYSNNALSALDDFYVRLGLGKADINRDDLPKTAPKALDTHAQVRWLRAIEDWPRARDRLLALLPFYAGLRIGDAIALDVGDIRMSARKGVLTVYGKGGKVREVPIHPQLRKPIIDWLDERQSWKNATTSKALFLNRRGGRLSARAASAVFTAIGAAAGLEDGITAHIGRHTFVTQLIRGGEDLVTVAELAGHARLDTLRVYSQPTDDDKQAALRHLIVDR from the coding sequence GTGACTTCCGAGAATCCGGTCCACGGCGGATCACAACCCCCGGAAACAACTTCCGAGAACACGAACCAGACCGCGCCCGGGAGCCCGCCGCCACGGCGAGGCGCCCGCCCGACCGCTCTGCCGGCCGAGTTCGAGGAGCACCTCGTCACCTACGCCGCCGCCCTGGCCGAGGTACCGCTCGCCGCCGACACCAAGCGCACCTACGCCTCCCGGGTCCGCATGTACCTAGCCTGGCTGGCCGATCCCGAAGCCGGCAGACGCTTTACCGGCGATCCACTCACCGACCGCCGCGCCCGCGACTGGGCCGTGCGCGACTATCGCCACTACCTGCTGCGCGAGGCCGACCCCAAGCGCAGCGTCCGCTACAGCAACAACGCCCTGTCGGCCCTCGATGACTTCTACGTCCGCCTCGGCCTGGGCAAAGCGGACATCAACCGCGACGACCTGCCCAAGACCGCACCCAAGGCCCTCGACACGCACGCCCAGGTGCGCTGGCTGCGCGCCATCGAAGACTGGCCCCGCGCCCGCGACCGGCTGCTCGCCCTGCTGCCTTTCTACGCCGGGCTGCGCATCGGCGACGCCATCGCCCTCGACGTCGGGGACATCCGCATGTCAGCCCGCAAGGGCGTGCTGACCGTGTACGGCAAGGGCGGCAAGGTCCGCGAGGTCCCCATCCACCCCCAACTACGTAAGCCGATCATCGACTGGCTGGACGAACGCCAGTCCTGGAAGAACGCCACCACCAGCAAGGCGCTGTTCCTCAACCGTCGCGGCGGCCGACTGTCGGCCCGGGCCGCCTCCGCCGTCTTCACCGCCATCGGCGCCGCCGCCGGCCTGGAAGACGGCATCACCGCCCACATCGGCCGCCACACCTTCGTCACCCAGCTCATCCGCGGCGGCGAAGACCTCGTCACCGTCGCCGAACTCGCCGGCCACGCCCGGCTCGACACGCTGCGCGTCTACAGCCAGCCCACCGACGACGACAAGCAAGCCGCCCTGCGCCACCTCATCGTCGACCGATGA
- a CDS encoding response regulator, which produces MRVILAEDSTLLREGLVRLLLEEGHEVPAAVGDAAALLDAVAAHEPDIVVVDVRMPPTHTDEGLRAALEIRRRRPAIRVLVLSQYVERRYATELMSGDVEGVGYLLKDRVAQVADFLDALERVGAGGAAFDPEVVRQLLARTSHADPLARLTPREREVLERMAQGLTNASIAQALHVSQSAVEKHVNALFDKLELSHTAGYSRRVLAVLRYLES; this is translated from the coding sequence GTGCGGGTGATCCTGGCCGAGGACTCCACGCTGCTGCGCGAGGGCCTGGTGCGGCTGCTGCTGGAGGAGGGCCACGAGGTCCCGGCCGCCGTGGGCGACGCCGCCGCGCTGCTGGACGCGGTGGCGGCGCACGAGCCCGACATCGTGGTGGTGGACGTGCGGATGCCGCCCACCCACACCGACGAGGGGTTGCGCGCGGCGCTGGAGATCCGGCGCCGCCGGCCGGCGATCCGGGTGCTGGTGCTGTCGCAGTACGTGGAGAGGAGGTATGCCACCGAACTGATGAGCGGCGACGTCGAGGGCGTCGGCTACCTGCTGAAGGACCGGGTGGCGCAGGTGGCGGACTTCCTGGACGCCCTGGAGCGGGTGGGCGCCGGGGGAGCGGCGTTCGACCCCGAGGTGGTGCGCCAGCTCCTGGCCCGCACCTCGCACGCCGACCCGCTGGCCCGGCTGACCCCGCGCGAGCGCGAGGTGCTGGAGCGGATGGCGCAGGGGTTGACCAACGCCTCGATCGCGCAGGCGCTGCACGTGTCGCAGAGCGCCGTGGAGAAGCACGTCAACGCGCTGTTCGACAAGCTGGAGCTGTCGCACACGGCCGGATACAGCCGTCGCGTGCTGGCCGTCCTGCGTTACCTGGAGTCCTGA
- a CDS encoding cation:proton antiporter regulatory subunit yields the protein MGLMVEIEQTALPGIGLRHEFTTRSGRRIGLISHRSGRRDLVIYDRDDPDRACETVKLNDEEADALAELLGAPRVVQRLNDLHREVAGLVSEKLPIGDDSPYAGRPMGDARVRTRTGASIVAIVRAGQVYTSPAPDFALAAGDLVVVVGSAEGVNAVADILARG from the coding sequence ATGGGGCTGATGGTGGAGATCGAGCAGACGGCGTTGCCCGGCATTGGGTTGCGGCATGAGTTCACCACGCGATCGGGGCGGCGCATCGGGCTGATCTCCCACCGCAGCGGCCGCCGCGATCTGGTGATCTACGATCGGGACGACCCCGATCGCGCGTGTGAGACGGTCAAGCTCAACGATGAGGAGGCCGACGCGCTGGCCGAACTGCTCGGCGCGCCGCGGGTGGTGCAGCGCCTGAATGATCTGCACCGCGAGGTGGCGGGGCTGGTCAGCGAGAAGCTGCCGATCGGCGACGACTCGCCGTACGCGGGCCGGCCGATGGGCGACGCTCGGGTGCGCACCCGCACCGGCGCCTCGATCGTGGCCATCGTCCGCGCCGGGCAGGTGTACACCAGCCCGGCCCCGGACTTCGCGCTGGCCGCCGGTGACCTGGTGGTCGTGGTGGGCAGCGCGGAGGGTGTCAACGCCGTCGCCGACATCCTGGCCCGCGGGTAG
- a CDS encoding DedA family protein, whose amino-acid sequence MTDWLVWLMEHLGAPGAGIAIALENLFPPLPSEVVLPLAGFTASRGDMDLVEALVFTTLGSVVGALALYWVGALLGRDRVLAIAAKMPLVKPSDIEKTEEWFLKHGRMTIFFGRMIPLFRSLISIPAGVERMPLATFLALTTAGSAIWNTAFVLAGYALGEQWEVVEVYVSVGSKVVLGLVALAVAVFVGVRLAERRKGRHASRR is encoded by the coding sequence ATGACTGACTGGCTGGTTTGGCTCATGGAGCACCTCGGCGCACCGGGCGCGGGCATCGCGATCGCCCTGGAGAACCTGTTCCCCCCGCTGCCGAGCGAGGTGGTGCTGCCGCTCGCCGGCTTCACCGCCAGCAGGGGCGACATGGACCTGGTCGAGGCCCTGGTGTTCACCACGCTGGGCTCGGTGGTGGGCGCGCTCGCGCTCTACTGGGTCGGCGCGCTGCTCGGCCGTGACCGGGTGCTGGCCATCGCCGCCAAGATGCCGCTGGTCAAGCCGTCCGACATCGAGAAGACGGAGGAGTGGTTCCTCAAGCACGGCCGCATGACCATCTTCTTCGGGCGGATGATCCCCCTGTTCCGCAGCCTCATCTCGATCCCGGCCGGCGTGGAGCGCATGCCCCTCGCCACCTTCCTCGCGCTGACGACGGCGGGCAGCGCGATCTGGAACACCGCCTTCGTGCTCGCCGGCTACGCCCTGGGCGAGCAGTGGGAGGTCGTGGAGGTCTACGTGAGCGTCGGCTCCAAGGTGGTGCTCGGCCTGGTCGCGCTGGCGGTCGCCGTCTTCGTCGGGGTGCGGCTCGCCGAGCGGCGCAAGGGGCGGCATGCGTCACGTCGCTGA